One genomic window of Papaver somniferum cultivar HN1 unplaced genomic scaffold, ASM357369v1 unplaced-scaffold_0, whole genome shotgun sequence includes the following:
- the LOC113325855 gene encoding DUF724 domain-containing protein 5-like: MASSSNPSSQSTASSDVSMEFSLIPPHRSSYLSPELKVLDDQVFEQIPQIPHFLPLSNFSEKIKQGIKLGLDLSFVRFVQKLQNSDDPSIFLDQLENHTTELDDFEHMGYEVTKLRVRLNVLREKAEQDLLLRLQIDELEEEATEKAAKAKIEEIRVVEMEKVKLMEDATRNSIEFKKSSKIIK, translated from the coding sequence ATGGCATCTTCTTCAAACCCATCTTCACAATCAACTGCTTCTTCTGATGTTTCAATGGAGTTTTCTCTAATACCTCCTCATAGATCTTCATACCTTTCTCCAGAACTAAAGGTTTTggatgatcaagtctttgaacaAATCCCTCAAATCCCTCATTTTCTTCCACTTTCAAACTTCAGTGAGAAAATCAAACAAGGAATCAAACTAGGGTTAGATTTATCCTTTGTTCGGTTTGTTCAGAAACTTCAAAACTCTGATGATCCATCAATCTTTCTTGATCAGCTAGAGAATCACACAACAGAGTTGGATGATTTTGAACATATGGGTTATGAAGTCACCAAACTTAGAGTGAGATTGAATGTTTTGAGAGAAAAGGCCGAACAAGATTTATTACTGAGACTTCAAATTGATGAATTAGAGGAAGAAGCTACGGAGAAAGCTGCAAAAGCTAAAATTGAAGAAATTCGTGTAGTGGAGATGGAAAAGGTGAAGCTTATGGAAGATGCAactaggaattcaattgagttCAAGAAATCTTCAAAAATAATCAAGTAA